The following are from one region of the Coffea eugenioides isolate CCC68of chromosome 2, Ceug_1.0, whole genome shotgun sequence genome:
- the LOC113762902 gene encoding inactive protein RESTRICTED TEV MOVEMENT 2-like, whose amino-acid sequence MAMRPARGGVGPSIRPRLRPVVQNFYEDFKPMSEWRQDEESDILLLFLPGFMNQHLKVSTEDRNIVRVLGERLVAGNKWSRFQEDYQVPDRCNIRAIRAKFDGGILTMTMPWRKDAAAKATPPKATSGLDSTTDQMQQISPPKAPIEPSSKKSADEIPPKVIDPPSRPQKAAAEIHPKVLDPPSRPQTAAAEIRPKGLDQPSKPQKAAAEIHPKGLDSPSRPQKAIDEIQPKVLAPPSVTADKGSKDIDEKLLSQPQTQKGRQDEQARSPGAIKTVTTSMTISSDDDEKKETITPKTNAKPMKPEYIENLKEVSDGKRSSEKSKEPLDTLAGNLTRKIIEEKEKQSQTAVASSSKDYGLGNFKKAVTSLAEPNEERQLLVNIVVAVLVIVAVGAHIASRIGSEEA is encoded by the exons ATGGCGATGAGACCTGCAAGAGGTGGGGTGGGACCTTCTATTCGTCCTCGTCTGAGGCCTGTTGTCCAAAATTTTTACGAAGATTTTAAACCCATGTCGGAATGGCGGCAAGATGAAGAGTCAGATATTTTGTTGCTTTTTCTTCCAG GTTTTATGAATCAGCACCTTAAGGTTTCAACTGAAGACAGAAATATTGTCAGAGTCCTTGGGGAACGATTAGTTGCCGGGAACAAATGGAGCCGATTCCAAGAAGATTATCAAGTTCCAGATCGTTGTAATATCAGGGCTATTCGTGCAAAGTTTGACGGAGGAATTTTAACGATGACAATGCCCTGGAGGAAAGACGCAGCAGCCAAAGCAACTCCTCCAAAAGCTACATCTGGCCTGGACAGCACTACTGATCAAATGCAACAGATCAGTCCTCCAAAAGCACCAATCGAGCCAAGTTCAAAAAAAAGTGCTGATGAAATCCCTCCAAAAGTAATCGATCCACCATCCAGGCCTCAGAAGGCTGCAGCTGAAATTCATCCAAAAGTACTCGATCCACCATCCAGGCCTCAGACGGCTGCTGCTGAAATTCGTCCAAAAGGACTCGATCAACCATCCAAGCCTCAGAAGGCTGCTGCTGAAATTCATCCAAAAGGACTCGATTCACCATCCAGGCCTCAGAAGGCTATTGATGAAATTCAACCAAAAGTACTCGCTCCACCATCAGTTACAGCTGACAAAGGAAGCAAAGATATTGATGAGAAACTGTTGAGCCAACCACAAACTCAAAAGGGTCGTCAAGATGAACAAGCTAGAAGCCCAGGGGCAATAAAGACCGTGACAACATCAATGACAATTTCtagtgatgatgatgaaaaGAAGGAGACGATCACCCCTAAAACCAACGCCAAGCCAATGAAACCTGAATATATTGAGAATTTGAAAGAAGTGAGTGATGGTAAAAGAAGTTCTGAGAAGAGTAAGGAACCTTTAGATACACTAGCCGGAAATCTCACAAGGAAAATTATTGAGGAGAAAGAGAAGCAAAGCCAGACTGCAGTTGCTTCGAGCAGCAAGGATTATGGACTGGGAAATTTCAAGAAAGCAGTTACAAGCCTTGCTGAGCCAAACGAGGAGAGACAATTGTTGGTAAACATTGTTGTTGCAGTGCTGGTTATAGTGGCAGTAGGGGCACACATTGCCTCTAGAATTGGATCAGAAGAAGCTTAA